The genomic stretch ttactaatttttttttaaacgttattatacatttcactttttaaacggaagattaacgttttcacaattgccgatttcatgcacattatttaatgatttataactttataaaacattatttataaacgaaatatagtacaatatatttttaaacgttatccatgcttatcgtttaaaaccctgcgcccttttttcccagcgcccctttttaacgtacgcatccctctgtccctctttcaggactttgtccctctttctatgtaaatatatatatttctctactaaaaatgtggttgattgactctaaactttattcccatcctttaaattgatatattactaattataaaatgttaatatgaaggaaaatgagccaggatagaaagggccagtttggtcgaattataaaacaacatatttttcttttgaaatctttatggtatgcgcaaCTTGGGGTTTGCTGGGgcatggcaggggcgtggcttacgtgtccctctttctcatctcaaaaagtttggaggtatgTATTCATACAAACTTGCAATTTGTTAGGGCTAGAAATTGAGGCTCACTGCCTAGTCTGCCTACCCCTTGGTCTACTCCCCCATTGTCTCCACTATCCTCTAGCATAGAACTTGCAAGGGCAGGAACCTCCTCCTAGTGGTTCCTGTTTCTATGTATTGCGCATACTGCCAGAGATTTGTACTGGTTGAGTACTGCCTAAATAACAGGGACTCTACTGTACTCCACTCGCATCTTTAGCGTTAGTTTGCCATCTGGTGGCCTTTACTTGTAATGACAGTTTCCTGGCCTACATCTAATATTCTGTGTACCCATCTGACCCTGATTAGGGACACATTGTACACATTAGATACATTGGGATGTAGTTTACATGTCAGGGAGGTTCCTGTGATGGACAGGAGGTCACCCTATTACAAATGTGAGCAGAGCAGTATTCGCTGTCAATCAGTGCCGGTAATTCTCAGAGATATGACCTCTCTGATTCACACGCCAATTTCACACGTCTGGCAAAGATTAATATCAGTTTCCAGAGAGGTATAGTATTGGGGAGCCCACTATTTATTTATGGAAACCTTACCATATGTATGGCTGTGTCATATGTGCGGTGCTCTGTATACTAATCACAATGCTGTTTTCTGTATTGGATCAAACatgcctaaggctcaacacacaccatacaatcttgattgttcaatcttaccactttcatgtagtataagagcttatccaatcaatcattcaaggtattttcaatctgttggcccttatactacatagatttggtaaatctgtacaaccaagattgtatggtgtgtgttgagctaagGCATACCCCCGGCCACAGAAATTACAATGTACAGCTATGACTAGGCTGAAATCAATTGCCTGCTGTTTATTTAATCAGacattgattattattattatttagtatttatatagcgccgacatcttccgcagcgctgtacagagtatatattgtcttgtcactaaaagagaaccagagatgaagcaccctcttgtagtttaccttataaatcagtgggaacatgacagtaaacacctaacctgctctttgtttcattgttctctgtttaatctgactgttatcacctctgataagaatccctgactgagcactcagtctagctttgctacggaaagattatagctgagtctgtcttctctggtgtcttttcaagcccaagcctgcccccttgtggctctgctataatgactcagctataattattccctgcaaagccagactgaatgctccgtccgggattcttatcacagctgataacagacacttttagcagtgaggatgaaacaaagagcatggtaagtgttttctctaatgttcttactgataagtatggtaaaatacacaaggatgcttcgtctctggttccctttaactgtcttgcagaggagctcacaatctaatcctaacacagtcacatgtctatgtatgtattatgtagtgtatgtatcgtagtctagggataaTTTAGGGAGattccaattaacttatctgtatgtttttgggacttgGGAAGGAAACcatagtgcccggagaaaacccacaccgatacagggagaatatacaaactccatgtgtGACTTGGCTGGGTTTTGAACAAGGGAACCAGCACtgaaaggcaagagtgctaatcgctatcagaatcatttttattggcCAAGCATGATTGGTTTTGGCAAGTGTGCGGCTCAGATCAGAGTAGAGTAAAAAATGAATGAGAAATAAATACAAagtaaaaatacagcaaaaaaacacaattaaaacagCAAACCACAACTAGGTGCATAACAGCAGTGGTTCGCTAGACCGCTAGACCTTTAATAGCCGCAGCCGTTATTTGGCTACAGccttatgggggggctctggagaggGGAGGGCCTGGAGtgagttcaagaggttgacagcagaggggcaAAAAAGTTCCTGTGCTTTGAGGTCTTGGTGGAGATGAATTCAGAAAGAATTGAGTCTGAAAAGGGCTTCTTAGTCAAACGCTCactaacacatacaaataagaaatatgtttcttccagagtaaaatgagccataaatcacttgtctcctatgttgctgtcacttaagctggccatacactggcccgatttcccgccgatcgacagcagattcgatcactgggatcgaatctgctgtcaaatagtTCGCATTAAACACACCCGACCGATTGATTTCCTCCTGATATCAATCGGTCCGTTGATCGCGCTGTGCGGGAAATTAGCGTTGAGAAAATTACTGCCGGCGGGTAGGGAGCgaatcgcttgcggcgtacgattcaggGCCATTCGAcgcagttatacattacctgaggctggctcccgggcatcctgtctgtcactgctcccgtcatggcacctccggcatcctcgtataacttccgctgtcactagtGTGATAGCATAAGTTAGATGCCGGAGcaggaggtgccacatgacggggacatcacgcccgggagccagcctcaggtaatgtatgccgggggggggggggggggggacaggcggcagcggcagctcagcagatggtgaatcggtttcatagtgaaatcgattcacaatctgtttgcagtaaaggcagccatacgatccctctctgatcagattcgatcagtgagggatctgtctgttggtcgatctgatggcaaatcgaccagtgtatggccacctttacagtaagtagtagaaatctgacattaccgacggttttggactagcccatcttctcacaggggggttcttagggctttctttatttttaaaagcactcagtgaatggcagttgctccatccaactgccaaaatagtgtgcagcgagcaaggAGGCTAACCAGCaaatttgtattaatcattttcagggaatgtctttataaagaataaaggccatgctgagaatcccccatgaagagatggactgacccaaaacctgtcggttatgtccgattctactacctactgtaagtgacagcaacataggagaaagtaatttatggctcattctactctgggagaaatgtacttcttatttgtatgtgttttacattttaagattttcacaacagttcctctttaagtcagcctGATTCAAAAcgacttgcttttactgatggctaacatggtacaatactctactgctcctACTGCAGAAAGCAGTGCGACTTATGTAAAAGTTGCATGGTGCCTGTTGCTAGCACGCCCGTCTGCCCAATCGCTGCAGCAGCAAAGGGGCACCGAGATTGCAGTGATGGTCAGAGTAGGCGTGTGATTTCCTCAGCATCGAAAAACAAACCACAACGATCTAGTAAATCTGATCGAGTGATTGCATCTGAGGACAATATTGTACCGTCAGTGGACAGTTTTGTAGTCCCTGGGCTGAACTGTGTTAGAGGAAGCCTGCAGTGTATTGTCCACTATTTACAGCATTAGTTAAGGAATAAATAGCTTTCGTCAGATAATAAGAGCATATAGAATTCCATATTATATACAGTACTCATGATATAATATAGGGAAGTGCTTGTTCAGTGTAAAATGCTGGTATGTTGAACTCTGTACACTAAAAAATGCCTTTCTGTATCACAAATTAACatttaataaaatgttttgaaaacactATTTACAGTGTCTCCGGTCCTGTCCAGACACGTCTGATGCGAAGAAATGATCGCTATTGTCAGAAGGTGACAGACAGGATTGGTAACAGTTGCTAAGTGTTATTCAATGCTCTTTTCACTGTCAACACAGGCACTCTGTAATTACCGACCGGCCGGGGAAAACAAGTATTAATCTGTCTCCCGGCAACTAAGTTTTGTGCGCCAACACCCGTGTGTGCCGACAGCCACCAAATACCCATCCAAATATCTTATTTTCCTGTCCGGAAATCGCAATAAACATCACGCTTGCAACCCTGAAGTGAATATACAATATCTCCAGAGGTAAGTGATTTTCCTAAATACTGTATTTATCGTTGTGATGGACACTCAGCAGATAGAGCATACAGATACAAGATTTATCTGCCAACACTTCGCCCTGATAACACAAAACAACCCAGGGGGTGGAGCAGAAGTGGAAATAATTCATTTTACAGGAGATCAGTCCAACTCCCCCAAAATATTTTCCTTTTGGGTAATATGGAAAAGGTGATAAGAAACTGTTCCTTTATTTTTTCTTCTGTCTGTGTCCCATTCAGGGATTTTGCCTAACCTGTTCCCGTAActtgctgatagtaaactagctgcagagtgtgcagatctctgctacatccagtatgtacagtacacgctgttactctgtgcctgtactgatagctgcagcgtgtgctgatctctgttacctccagtatgtgcagtattagctgttactctgtgcttgtactgatagtaaactagctgcagtgtgtgctgatttctgctacccccagtatgtgtagtataagctgttactttgtgcctgtactgatagtaaactagctgcagtgtgctgatctatgctaactacagtatgtacagtataagctgttactctgtgcctgtactaatagtaaactaggtgcagtgtgtgctgatctctgctacgcccagtatgtacagtataagatgttactctgtgcctgtactggtagTAATCTACCTGCAGTGAGTGctcatctctgctgcctccagtatatacagtataagctgtttctcggtgcctgtactgatagtaaactaactgcagcatgtgctgatctctgctactcccagtatgtacagtataagctgttactgtgtgcctgtagtgatagtaaactagccgcagtgtgtgctgatctctgcttcctccagtatgtacagtataagctgttactctgtgcatgtactgatagtaaactagctgcagtgtgtgctgatctctgctacctccggtATGCACAATATAGGCagttactatgtgcctgtactgatagtaaacttgctgcagtgtgtgctgatctctgctacgcccagtatgtatagtataggcagttactctgtgcctgtacgatagtagtaaactagctgcaatgtgtgctgatccctgctaccaccattatgtacagtataagctgtaattctgtgcctgtactgatagtaaactagctgcagcgtgtgctggtctctgctgcctccagtatgtacagtataagctgttactctgtgcctgtaccgatagtaatctagctgcagtgtgtgctgatctctgctacctccagtatgtacagtataagctgttactccgtacctgtactgataggaaactagctgcagtgtgtgctgatctctgctgcctccagtatgtacagtataagctgttactctgtgcctgtgctgatagtacactagctgcagtgtgtgctgatctctgctacctcaagtatgtacagtataagctgctactctgtgcctgtactgatagtaaactagctgcagcgtgtgctgatctctgctacctccagtatgtacagtataagctgctactctgtgcctgtactgatagtaactagctgcagtgtgtgctgatctctgctacctccagtatgtgcagtataagctgttactctatgcctgtactgatagtaaactagctgcagtgtgtgctgatctctgctacctccagtatgtacagtataagcagttactctgtgcctgtactgatagtaagctagctgcagtgtgtgctgatctctgctgcctccagtatgtacagtataagctctaactctgtgcctgtactgatagtaaactagctgcagtgtttgcttatctctgctacctccagtatgtacagtataagctgttactctgtgcctgtactgatagtaaactagctgcagggtgtgctgatctctgctacccccacacTTATCTGGCACCAGCCGATCCCCGTCAGTGCTGAAAACCGAGACGCTACTGTATTATAAAATGTTATGTGATTGATCACTAATTAATACGTTTCTTTTAGCTGCAATGTGCGCCCAGATTCTGCACCCCTCGGAAAGCGAGAATCGCTGTTTGTTCCGCAGACGAGTGAGGTTTGACGCTGATGAAAGTCTGGCGGTGGAAAGGAGCGAGCATTTTGCGACCCCCAAACCGATTCCTGAATATAATATCTGGAAAAAGAAGCCCCCCGACTTCAGTCTCCATCTCTACAGATCTTTGCGGAGGAGCTCCGACTACCCCAGCGCTGAACAGAAGACGGACATAGGCATAGATCGCAGGCAGCGGAACGAGCGGACGATGATGCCAGTTCCCCCGTGCTGCAATCAGCTGGACACAAAGGAACCAGTAGCATTCCTAACAAGGTTTAAACCCATCGGACCTCTGGAGTCCAGCCTCACGTACGTCAGACATGGCGTCTATCCGAAAGACAGGTTCCACGACGCAAAGCCGCACGATTTCAGGCAGGTCGGTAAATCAAGAACATTCTTCAACTTTATCAGAAAAATATGAAATATGGCAGTGATAACCCTACAGACATTAGTGGCTCTATCTGAAGAACAGCCAAAGATCGttgtctgaggcctggaacccactaaaaagcgcaaagcgctatcgcaatcactagcaatttatGGTAGGGCTTTGCAAGCGATTTTTGGAAGCGTTTTccatgctcctatacaattcattagaacggaaacgctcccaaaatgatgCATGTCCTGCGAGTGCAATTTCCTtattcgcaatcgctctagtggaatacatttacattggcagagcgtttagggaaatcgataGCGATTAAAAGTGAtccctaaacgctaaaaaaaaacgctccagtgggttccaggccttaaagagacactgaagcgaaaaaaaaaatgatgatattatgatttgtatgtgtagtacagctaagaaataaaacattaaagagaacccgaggtgtgtttaaagaatgttatctgcatacagaggctggatctgcctatacagcccagcctctgttgctatcccaaaccccactaaggtccccctgcactctgcaatccctcataaatcacagccgtgctgtgaggctgtgtttacatctgtagtgtcagtctcagctgctcccctgccttctgcatagctccggttCCTGCCCCtgttccttccctccaatcagcagggagggaagggatgcaggcggggactggagttctgcaggaggcggggagagcagcagactgacactatagagataaacacagccagctctgacaagctgtttgtcagcagcgtggctgtgatttatgagggattgcagagtgcagggggaccttaggggggtttgggatagcaacagaggctgggctgtataggcagatccagcctctgtatgcagataatattcttcaaacccacctcgggttctctttaagatcagatacatcagtgtaattgtttccagtacgggaagagttaagaaactccagttgttatctctatgcaaaaaagccattaatctctacgactttcaaagtcgtggagatggctgtcttctgacttttattatctcaactgtaagtgaactgttttctttttctctgccagaggaaaggtcattagttcacagactgctctgaaagaatcattttgaatgctgagtgttgtgtaatctgcacatattagagaatgatgcaatggtagaaaacacactatatacctgaaaataaaaatatgagaatattttctttgctgctaatcttctagtaattattcatagtacacaaccaattcattatatcatattttttttcgcttctgtgtctctttaaggggcccatacaccatacaatttttttttaatatttgttcaatttaagaattgcaatacatttttctgattgattgtaacatttcaaaaatctgaccaatgtaccacacacacctatgttcaatttttccctaattatgataaaaattatatattaataaattgacaatctaacacacaccatacaatctttagagaaattgaagaaaaatatctggcattccagatagaTAAAAAATCGGAAaataacgggaaatccgatcggatttttcagtctaatGAAAAAATAGCTTTCGATTTttccgggagatccgatcgtttttatcgaattgccgtaaaattggatcattttattgtatcgtgtgtggccacctttacactgcaCATTTGTCGCCCAATTAGATATTCGATTAGACACAATTTCTAAGTAATCGGAAATTGAAGTGGATTGAAATACTTGTGACTGATATTacaaaattaaagggaacctaaactgagaaggatatgaatttctcctttttaaataatacctgtTGCCCGGGTTGTGGAACGATAGCCATGGTATTTGGTGAGATGCTCACACTTGCAGATGTACATGTCTTGAAACGGTTagatcactctacagaaaagtgtAATTTGGGTCACCAAAGGGGGGCCGCCTGAACTGACAGCCACCCCTATAGCGGGTCGTAACGTAATTTGGGGCACCCCAAAAAAGTATAAAACACCTAAAAACAgcttgaggccggttttacacttggTGCGTTCATTGCAATGGCCCACCCCGCCGCATCACACTGCAACGCACAAAATCACGAACagttgaccctgcagcagagtacgccaacagggtcatatgcacagggccggattgcaccacaggagcaagggcaccaaagcagcaggctaaactggtgcagcatttgcaagcttgcaaatgctgcaatgcagggagatcaggcgagcacctgaccgtggtactctactgccagccacctgtgcagcagccaccttgctctctgtgcacagttgcattgtggccggtggctatggacttgggcagcagacggaaaggaagaggaagcttcagcactggagatgagcggagaaatgagtgacactgatggctgctgcggtgtgaaggcgagctggctaccaatactatAAGGGAGGGGTggcgggaaaaggagggattaagggagtcatttggctacatactggagggaaagggggaggagtcatctggctacgtatattagagggaagggggaggggtcatctgactacctacattatactggagggaaaggaggaagagtcttctggctacctatactggggcggtcatcaggctacctatactagaaggaAGAGGGGAGGGGTAATTTCTCTAcctccctacctatactgaagggggcggctggtggtgacagtggcctagggcggtaaacagtacaaatccgtccctgcatacagggacggatctaggggggggcaagcgggtctcttgccccaggcgcagtttgttgaattcttaaaaaggcggcaaaatatggatggggaatggcagtttaggcgccaaaacctgaccttgccccaggcgcaacttggggcaacttggtctagatccgtccctgcctgcaTATGCATAgtgtgcccctcctccccccaccgcACGCCCCTCCCCCAGTGAAGTaccccctgctggacaggaagtgtgTCACTGAGTTTCCCGGGGTTTTCCATCATATTTCCGTCATTTTGCTTATGCGCAATGCACCACCGCTGcaaaatttttttaaatgtatgcgtcgcccattgacttcaatgcttcCACCGCCCCTGCGTCAGGCCGAGTGAAAGATCGGGCACTTCCGGCCCAACGCAACAGGCCACATTAAAAGGTACACTattaaaccaagtgttctaatatgacaatgtacaaataatgtctaagtagctgtgtaaacattttcctacttttcatgttaaatatcagaagcaAAAGCTGTACATCATTAGATTTTAGTTCATTTGCAAAGGTGTGCTTCAATATTATACTGTTctttgcatgtcagactgcaTATGAAAaggggtgtcaggtttcacatacaattacaaacaagttacatttcctcttcttcctgcagacagctcaggcAGAGACAGGCAGTGAgacctttctctcacacacagggttaacagatgcagtgTGAAGGAATCCCCCTCCCTTCATGAATGAGTAGTCCAGTCAGCTTTGCCTCAGATTCCGTcagtaagtgtgaaaggaatttgataacagttaacaaagagataagcatttaaaagtatacactCATACTTAACTTCCCAAACGATTCCTAtctgaattgaaaaaaaacatgttaatcgatagtgttcgtgTGCAAACTTCCATAGCCTTGCATTGCCGTTGCGGCATCGGAGAGGAACGCAACACAGGAATCCTAGGCAAGCCTGAGTTGCCAGGAATCCTGTAGTGATCACGCCGGGTGATATTGCAGGTCACAGCATGCCAGATATTTAgtgaatatgtgtatatatatatatatatatatatatatatatatatatatatatgaagaaacgaggagttgcagcacacagctctttatTGAGCAAAAAGATATACAGGCAGACGTTTCGGTTGTCCACAACCTTCCTCAATGCCACATAATGCAATACAACATATGTAAATTTATACCCATGCAGACAGGAAATGACAATAATATGTCCaccccctttaaaggggaactgacaaAATCATATATACAATAAGTGTTAAATCCACACTTATCTCATCCAATTTCAGTCCATAATTCAAATCTCTGTGTCTGTATCCAATCCATGTCGTCCAATCATAATCAATCTCATAGTAATCCATCTATAATATTAAAAGAATACATCATAAGGATAGATCATAAGAATAAATGGAGGTCAAAGTACCTATTCAAGCCATTCGGATGTAGGGACCCCAGTTTATGGATCCACATAACTTCCCTCTTTTTAAAAAGCAGAACCCGATCGCCCCCTCTTTTAGGTCTAGGTATATGGTCAATCACCATGAATTTTAAATCCACATCTCTATGTCCCATAGAGCGAAAATGTTTCGCTACCGGGAGGTCAGAAGTaccccccctgacagagctcctGTGTTGACAGATGCGATCCCGCACCTTCTGTGTAGTTTCACCAATATATTTCAAGCCGCAAGGGCAAGTCAACAAATAGACAACAAAGGAGCTCTGGCAGGTAAGGAAGTGTCTGACCTGGAAGTCATCCCCAAAGACAGATCCCTTGATTATGTGTTGGCATTCGCTACATGAAAGACAAGGGAATGATCCTTTTCGTTTTGGACCCAAAAAAGTAGTGGTGTCTGATGAGACTGGGGGAATATACGCCCTCACTAATCTACTGCCTACAGTCTCATTTCGTCTGTAGGCAGGTATGGGAGGTGAACCAAATTCAGGAACCTCTGGATATGCTCCACCCAATATGTGCCAGTGTTTCTTAATACTGGAAAAAACTTTATTGGAGTAACCGTGAAACTGGCAAACAAAGGGTAAGCGTGCACCTCGAGAGGCTCCGATCCTGGTGTCCCCACCAGGGGTAGAAATCTCATCACGTACCTCCTTGATCAAGTCGGGAGGGTATCCCCGTTCTGAGAGTTTATCTGCCATCTGCTGTCTTCGGATATCAAGTACCCCCTGATCAGTCACAATCCTATCCACCCGGAGCAACTGGACCCTTGCTACCGAACggaagacagcaggaggatgaaaactcTCCAAACGGAGTAACTGGTTGCGATCAGTTGGCTTCCGATAAAAATCTGAAACCAATGTCCCCCCACATCGTTTGATTGTGGTATCAAGGAAATTCAGTTCAAACCGATCATAGGTAATCTCAAACTTGATATTAGAGTGGAATCGGTTAAGATCATCATGGAAGGACAGGAGGGATCCAATGTCGCCCCGCCACACCGCAAAGATGTCATCAATGAAACGCCACCAGACACCGCAGTGTCTGGCGAACGCTTCACTGGTATAGACACAACTGCTCTCAAAATGGTGCATAAAGGCCCCCGcaaaggacggggccacattggaTCCCATCGCTGTACCCCGCAGCTGGAGAAAAAAAGTCTCCTTGAACAAAAAATAATTGTTCTCCAATACAAAATGCAATAAAGTATCAAAAAAAGACAAGTCCTGCCTTAAACTGTAAACAATTTAAGTTGTACTCTAAGAGTCGCTTTGTTCCTCCAACCACCTATGTAGGTGTTGAGATGTTTGTTAACAAGGTGACAGAGGATATTGATCGACTTATTAATTCATGTGGCAAAGACTTTACTGGCAACAATTTGAGTATGGGAGAGAGGAATTCTTTGCATCATCTCAGCCAACGAAGAGACATTGTTTTGAAACCTGCTGATAAGGGCGGGGCCCTGGTAGTTATGGACAGTAGAGACTATGAGGCAGAGATATTGTCTCAACTTTCTGTTAAAGAGGTCTATAAAACTCTACCGGGTGACCCCGCCCCACACCTTAAGACTGCTTTACGCAGTATTTTGGATAAAGCTGTGGCACAACAGGTGATCACCAGGGATCTGAGTGATTTTCTATACGTTGTACACCCCATCACTCCGGTACTATATACCCTGCCAAAAGTACACAAGAACTCTGAGAAACCCCCTGGACGTCCCATAGTGGCGGGCATAGGGTCGATTTTCACCCCGAGTGCCACACTATTGGACAAAGTGTTGTCCCCATTGATACATACCATTCCGTCTTACATTAGGGACACCTCCGATTTTTTATCCAAGGTGTCCACACTGAGGTTTGATGAAATGGAGGATCTCTGGTTGGTCAGTTGGGATGTATCATCCCTTTACACATCGATCCCCCAATCTGAAGGGATACAAGCATGTCTCAAATTGGTGGAATCAGCTGGAACATACACACAGCATCAATTGTCTTTTTTTGATACTTTATTGCATTTTGTATTGGAGAACAATTATTTTTTGTTCAAGGAGACTTTTTTTCTCCAGCTGCGGGGTACAGCGATGGGAtccaatgtggccccgtcctttgCGGGGGCCTTTATGCACCATTTTGAGAGCAGTTGTGTCTATACCAGTGAAGCGTTCGCCAGACACTGCGGTGTCTGGTGGCGTTTCATTGATGACATCTTTGCGGTGTGGCGGGGCGACATTGGATCCCTCCTGTCCTTCCATGATGATCTTAACccagtgct from Hyperolius riggenbachi isolate aHypRig1 chromosome 5, aHypRig1.pri, whole genome shotgun sequence encodes the following:
- the C5H7orf78 gene encoding putative uncharacterized protein C7orf78 homolog, translated to MCAQILHPSESENRCLFRRRVRFDADESLAVERSEHFATPKPIPEYNIWKKKPPDFSLHLYRSLRRSSDYPSAEQKTDIGIDRRQRNERTMMPVPPCCNQLDTKEPVAFLTRFKPIGPLESSLTYVRHGVYPKDRFHDAKPHDFRQYETGLTDFVTSRSRDPFNLKLKTQSLSTLYELPPIETRQRRDKVKRFILYKPADPEWKSDLILPKSPYPPKSASYSRHRRRRGVYTAFMDRVEEKFTADNQKNLS